The Triticum aestivum cultivar Chinese Spring chromosome 3A, IWGSC CS RefSeq v2.1, whole genome shotgun sequence genome includes a region encoding these proteins:
- the LOC123059543 gene encoding cationic peroxidase SPC4-like has translation MASSSSPSAARALLVLAAAALVLSYVSAAAGAGDSPPLAKGLSFDFYSAKCPQAEAIVFAFLKDAIRKDVGLAAALLRIHFHDCFVQGCDGSVLLDKTNGVDSEKVSPPNVTLRPSAFKAINDIRALLQRACGGPVVSCADIAALAARDSVHLAGGPRYAVPLGRRDGLAPASLDTILGALPPPTSKVPVLLSFLAKIGLDADDLVALSGAHTLGIAHCGSFEERLFPKEDTTMNKWFAGHLKLTCPRLKVDNSTANDIRTPDVFDNKYYVDLLNRQGLFTSDQDLHTDAGTKPVVTRFAVDQAAFFDQFVKSMVKMGQINVLTGNQGQIRTDCSVPNAARSAGDELPWSVVEAAESFVL, from the coding sequence atggcttcttcttcctctccgtcgGCTGCTCGTGCCCTGCTCGTCCTCGCCGCAGCAGCTCTGGTGCTGAGCTATGTGTCCGCCGCGGCTGGTGCTGGTGACTCGCCGCCGCTTGCCAAGGGCCTGTCGTTCGACTTCTACAGTGCCAAGTGCCCGCAGGCGGAGGCCATCGTCTTCGCCTTCCTCAAGGACGCCATCCGCAAGGACGtgggcctcgccgccgcgctcctccgcatccacttccacgactgcttcgtgCAGGGCTGCGACGGCTCCGTGCTCCTCGACAAGACCAACGGCGTTGACAGCGAGAAGGTGTCTCCCCCCAACGTCACGCTCCGTCCGTCGGCGTTCAAGGCCATCAACGACATCCGCGCGCTCCTCCAGAGGGCGTGCGGCGGGCccgtcgtctcctgcgccgacatcgCGGCCCTCGCCGCGCGCGACTCCGTCCACCTGGCCGGCGGTCCGCGGTACGCCGTACCGCTCGGCCGCCGCGACGGTCTCGCCCCTGCGTCCCTGGACACCATCTTGGGCGCGCTCCCGCCGCCGACCTCCAAGGTCCCTGTTCTCCTCAGCTTCCTGGCCAAGATCGGCCTGGACGCGGACGACCTGGTGGCGCTGTCCGGCGCGCACACGCTGGGGATCGCGCACTGCGGCTCCTTCGAGGAGCGGCTGTTCCCCAAGGAGGACACTACCATGAACAAGTGGTTCGCCGGCCACCTCAAGCTCACCTGCCCGCGACTCAAGGTGGACAACTCCACCGCCAACGACATCCGCACCCCCGACGTGTTCGACAACAAGTACTATGTGGACCTGCTGAACCGGCAGGGCCTCTTCACCTCCGACCAGGACCTGCACACCGACGCCGGGACCAAGCCCGTGGTCACCAGGTTCGCCGTCGACCAGGCCGCCTTCTTCGACCAGTTCGTCAAGTCCATGGTGAAGATGGGGCAGATCAACGTGCTCACCGGCAACCAGGGCCAGATCCGCACGGACTGCTCCGTGCCCAACGCCGCCCgcagcgccggcgacgagctgccCTGGTCCGTCGTCGAGGCCGCCGAGAGCTTCGTGTTGTAG